In Diabrotica undecimpunctata isolate CICGRU chromosome 4, icDiaUnde3, whole genome shotgun sequence, a single genomic region encodes these proteins:
- the LOC140438762 gene encoding uncharacterized protein, whose amino-acid sequence MGMRQELVLIRDKDDIDAVLSTDETEHPKIKLLKLSWHVPHVTPSISQQIILNKILNSNNELPIKFRSWELIEYPALPNSTRHTWPVKTSTKLESPRHVIIALQDGRKGNLLKDLSQFDHCNLRNIRVFLNSNRYPYNDLELDFDSNRFATLYEMFANFQESYYHLTSNQPLLTPQEFKEKAPIVHIDCSRQPEVLQSGSVTLRIEFETTKPIGTNISAYCLILHEKEFYYNPLTKIVRQV is encoded by the coding sequence atggGAATGAGACAAGAATTGGTACTGATTCGAGATAAAGATGACATAGACGCAGTATTATCAACAGATGAGACAGAACATCCAAAGATAAAGCTGTTAAAGCTATCATGGCATGTTCCTCACGTTACTCCTTCGATTTCTCAAcagattatattaaataaaatcctCAATAGTAATAATGAGCTACCCATTAAATTTAGAAGCTGGGAGCTAATCGAATACCCTGCTTTACCAAATTCCACGAGACATACGTGGCCTGTCAAAACATCTACTAAATTAGAAAGCCCGAGGCATGTTATTATTGCATTACAAGACGGAAGAAAAGGAAATTTGTTAAAGGACCTGAGTCAATTTGATCATTGTAACCTGAGAAATATTCGTGTTTTTCTAAATTCTAACAGATATCCGTACAATGATCTGGAGCTAGATTTTGACAGTAACCGCTTTGCTACTTTATATGAAATGTTTGCAAATTTTCAAGAATCTTATTATCATCTAACAAGTAATCAACCATTATTAACTCCACAAGAATTTAAGGAAAAAGCACCCATAGTACATATCGATTGCTCTCGTCAGCCTGAAGTTCTTCAAAGTGGATCTGTTACTCTGAGAATTGAATTTGAAACTACTAAGCCAATAGGTACTAATATCTCAGCGTACTGTCTCATTTTACATGAGAAAGAATTTTATTACAACCCGCTAACAAAGATTGTAAGACAAGTATAA